The segment GAGCTTTACAGTAGCCACACGATCTGACTTTTCCATGATACCATAATCAATTGATATCGATGGCACTTTGCCATAGATCTCCTGTACATCCTCTGAGTTCTCAAATGCATCAGAGACTTCAGGAGCATGAGCTTTCAGTTCATTAAAGAAAACTTCTGTATCAAAGAGGAACATCCCGCTGTTCCAGAGGCAGCCCTCTTTGATGTATTTTTCAGCAACCTCAATATCGGGTTTTTCCTTGAACTCCGATACCTTATATCCGACCCCAAGAGAATCACCTGGTTTGATGTAGCCATACCCTGTTTGTGGAGATGTTGGAGAAATGCCAAAAGTAATAAGGTACTCGGATGCAAGGTCTTCTGCGCTTGCAATGGTTTCCATCGCCCTGGTATCGAGAACATGATCCGATGAGAAAATGCCAACAACAGATCTTCCGAACTTCTTAGTGATCTCCTGCATCCCATAACATATCGCAGGAAGGGTGTTCTTGCCCCGGGGTTCGAGAAGGAGATTTTCAAGAGGAAGCTCATAACCCAGTTCTTCAATCTGCCCGATAACGAAGAACTTTTGTGATTCATTTGTTACTACGAATATCTCGGAGATATCGGATACTTCAAGGCATCTGAGGACTGTGTCCTGGAAAAGGGAAGCATCGTTCAACTTTAAGAACTGTTTTGGATATTTTTCGCGGCTTAATGGCCAGAGGCGTGTTCCTGAACCGCCTGCCAAGATGATGGATCTTATGTTCTCAGCTCCGTGATCGAACCATGTTTGATGGAATCGATTTGATTAACATCATAATAATGACTGAATTTAGTGTTAATTAATAGAATAACACATATTAAGTTCTTTTGTGCTAATGCTCATTTGAGAACAAAAAAATCAGTCCAAAATGAGAAGAAAACAGATTCTACAACTGAATTAAAAGGATTTCCAGAAATCAAAAAGGTAATACTGGAGTTCACAACGAAACTTGTTACAACGATCCGATCCCCAGCAACTGCAGAATCCCGAAATTCCCCCAGATGACCATCAAATTGTTAACAACAAGGAACACACCGACAAAAGTGATAACTCCCCTGACCATTGGCCACATCTCGGATACCTTTGAATCGTAAGACATGAGGTCCTTGTAAAACCAGTATACTACAAAGACAAAAGCGACCTTCAGCACAAAGAATGCCCACACTCCGAACTCTGCGATGATCAAAGCCAGAAAACCGTTCTCTTCAATTCCGACATTCAATGCCTGTGCTGTCGTGATGAAATCACCGAGTACGTAGAATAGCAGAATGTATCTAATATCGTAAAGGAAGCTATTGAACTCCCTGAGAGAATACCAATTCTGTGTGGAAAACTCCTGCTGCATAAATAATAATATCCGTGTACATTGTTATGTATGAAATGTCCACATAAATTCGTTTTATGTACACACGTAACCTCAAGCCGTCTGGTGGCAACGAGATACAGGAACATCACTCAAAAAAGAATTGTCATGTAAACTTATGTAGTAGAATAACAAATCCAATTACATGAAACAAGACAAGAACACGATCGACATTACCTCATCACTTTCTGACAACAACTGTGATGCATACCTGATGATAGGGAACTCGAACAATGCAGACATATACTACTCAACACATTTTCTTGCGGGAGACCCTTTCACATACATCCAGACAAAGCAGGGAGAAGAAATCCTCATTGTCTCCACAATGGAGTTGAACAGGGCAAAGATGGAATCACGGGTGTCCAACATACATACCATGCAGGAATACGGATTCATGGAAAAAATGAAAGCAAGGAAGGACGGGGAGCTTGCTTACTGTGACTGTCTTGCCGAACTTTTCCAGAAAAAAGGGGCCAAACACATAATGGTGCCACATGATTTCCCGCTTTTCACCGCACAGACGCTGAAGGAAGAGGGATTCTCAGTGATTCCTGCGAAGAGCCCTTTCAAGGAAATGAGAAAACAAAAGGCTTCTGATGAGATCGAGAATATCAGAGCATCACAGCAGGCCTGTGAGAAGGCAATGGAAACTGCCATCGGGCTGATCGCTGATGCCAGGGTGGAGAATGGAATTCTTTACTCAGGAGAGGAAATACTCACCTCGGAAGCCATCCGTGCGGCAATAGAGCATACCCTTCTTGACCATGGATGTGAAGCTGAAAGCACCATCGTGGCCTGTGGATTAAAGTCATCAAACCCTCACTGGGAGGGAGAAGGAGAAATTACCGTCGACCAACCAATAGTCATCGACATATTCCCGCGCAGTAAGAGGAGCAGGTACTTTGCAGACATGACGAGGACCGTGCTTAAAGGGGAAGCTTCGAAGGAACTGATGGACATGTACGAGGCAGTGCATGCTGCACAGGAAGCAGCTTTTGCAGTACTGAAGCCCGGAGCGCTCTATAGCGAGGTCCATAATGCTGTCTGCGATGAGTTCGAAAAACGAGGTTATGATACCATCAGGAAGAACTCTGAAGTAGGATTCATACACTCCACCGGGCATGGCGTGGGGCTGGACATCCATGAGCAACCATCTGTAGCTATGCAGGACGGGAAAGTCGAGGTCGGCCATGTGGTCACTATTGAACCAGGACTTTACTATCCGGAACTTGGCGGGATTCGCCTTGAGGACATGGTCGTGATCACAAAGGACGGATTTGACAATCTAACAAAAATGGAAAAGGAATTTGTAGTTTAAGCCTACTAAGACCAATTATATACCTAAAGCTGGTGCAAATATATGGCAGATAAACTTCATGAAATCGAAGAGATAATCGGAAAGTACAGGAAAGCCGGAGAGATCCTCTCTACAGTGAGAAGTGAGGCGAAGGATAAGATCAAGGTCGGAGCAAACCTTCTGGAAGTTGCAGACCATGTGGAGCAGAGGACCATCGAGCTTGGAGGATTCCCTGCATTCCCATGCAACATTTCAAGAAATGATGAAGCTGCACATGCAACACCACTTTTAGGAGATGAAACGGTTTTCGCTGAAGATGTCGTTAAACTTGACCTTGGAGTTCATGTTGATGGCTATATTGCAGATTCTGCCCTTACAGTGGACCTCACAAATGAGAATGGAGACCTTGTAAAGGCATCAGAGGCCGCATTATATGCAGCCATCGACACAGTAAGAAGTGGTGTGAACACTGCAGAACTTGGATCTGTCATTGAAGACACCATCCATGAGCATGGTTTCAAGCCGATAGTTAATCTCACAGGTCACGGCGTCGGACAATATCTCGCACATGTGCCGCCTAGCATCCCGAACAGGCACATCGATCACGGTGCAGTACTTGAGACAGGAGACATCATTGCCATTGAGCCTTTTGCCACGGACGGAGCAGGCATAATCTCTGACGGGGCACTGACTGAGATATTCTCACTTGTCGGGAAAAAGCCAATACGCTTACCTGCAGCTAGAAAGGTGCTAAAAGAGATCGAACCTTACAGGACACTTCCTTTCGCAAGAAGGTGGCTCACTTCAGACAAACTGGACTATTCCCTTATGCAGCTTGAAAAAGCAGGGATCATCACATCATACCCTGTTCTCAAGGAAATAGAGGGCGGTCTGGTCTCCCAGGCAGAACATACCGTCATTGTCACCGATGATGGCTGTGAGATAACCACCAAATGAAGGACTTGTAAAATGAGATCTGCACTGATACTGGCATTGGCAATTGTATGCATCATGGCCGTTGTACCTACCTCATCCGCATATTCATGGACCAATGAGATCGTCCTGGAAGAAGATGGGATGTCATGGGACTACACTGAGGGTTACACTGGCCAGGTGGCTACAGCATACAGAAGCTTTATCGATTCCGAGGTTGGGAATGACGATGACCATGTCAGTGCATGGGAACTCATGAAAGTAGATCATATCACAAGGAACCGGTTCAAGGAATCCCTTATGGAAGAACTGGATGTCACATTTGACAGCAGCTCAGAGGACGTACATGTTACAGATGTGGATGCGGAGATCTCACTGGACGTCCTGGGAAGCACATCCAAGACAGACGGCATCACCAACATGTATTTTGTGACTTACAGTTTTGACAGGAACTTCTTTGACATGGGCAGTAGCATGGTCTTTGACGGGGAACCGGAAACAGAGGTCGCCATCACCCTGCCAGCAGGTGCAAAACTGCTGTCATACGATGGGATAAAGATCAAAACAATTGATACAAAGGACAACAGGACAGTCATCAATGGTTTCTTTGAAGAAGAGGGAAAGGTCACCATCGATTTTACCAGGGACGAAGTTGAAGCTTAAAACGAGGTTGAAACGAAGCTGTAACTGAAGTCGATGAAGCAGCCGAATGAGAAAGTCCTGAAAACATTAATATAAAGTGAAAGATTCCTTTTGTTCATGATAATAGAACAGATACCACTTGAAAATGGCACTGCTATTGGACTGAAGCTCGATATGCATAACGCCCCCCTTCTCGTCATAAGAGCTGACAAGGGGTTTGTCATGTGCGGTTACCTCGATACCGAGATGGCAAATAAGCTAGGCGATGTTGCAGCAAAGGTCAGAGGAGTGAATGATCTCGAGGATGTGCTCCACGCTGAAGTGCTGGATGTC is part of the Methanococcoides orientis genome and harbors:
- a CDS encoding M24 family metallopeptidase, with the protein product MKQDKNTIDITSSLSDNNCDAYLMIGNSNNADIYYSTHFLAGDPFTYIQTKQGEEILIVSTMELNRAKMESRVSNIHTMQEYGFMEKMKARKDGELAYCDCLAELFQKKGAKHIMVPHDFPLFTAQTLKEEGFSVIPAKSPFKEMRKQKASDEIENIRASQQACEKAMETAIGLIADARVENGILYSGEEILTSEAIRAAIEHTLLDHGCEAESTIVACGLKSSNPHWEGEGEITVDQPIVIDIFPRSKRSRYFADMTRTVLKGEASKELMDMYEAVHAAQEAAFAVLKPGALYSEVHNAVCDEFEKRGYDTIRKNSEVGFIHSTGHGVGLDIHEQPSVAMQDGKVEVGHVVTIEPGLYYPELGGIRLEDMVVITKDGFDNLTKMEKEFVV
- a CDS encoding mannose-1-phosphate guanylyltransferase/mannose-6-phosphate isomerase — translated: MAGGSGTRLWPLSREKYPKQFLKLNDASLFQDTVLRCLEVSDISEIFVVTNESQKFFVIGQIEELGYELPLENLLLEPRGKNTLPAICYGMQEITKKFGRSVVGIFSSDHVLDTRAMETIASAEDLASEYLITFGISPTSPQTGYGYIKPGDSLGVGYKVSEFKEKPDIEVAEKYIKEGCLWNSGMFLFDTEVFFNELKAHAPEVSDAFENSEDVQEIYGKVPSISIDYGIMEKSDRVATVKLDHRWNDLGNFDAIYNEFDKDENGNVIYNCDDMLLNSTDNLIYSKPKKIVSMIDVKDMVVVDTPDALLVCPRESSQKVKEVVSALKDEEDERVQLHQTVYRPWGSYTILENSERHKIKNIIVFPHKKLSLQMHHHRSEHWVVVEGMACVENDGEKYFLRQGESTFIKAGIRHRLSNPGKLPLEIIEVQLGEYVGEDDIVRFDDEYGRQ
- the map gene encoding type II methionyl aminopeptidase, whose protein sequence is MADKLHEIEEIIGKYRKAGEILSTVRSEAKDKIKVGANLLEVADHVEQRTIELGGFPAFPCNISRNDEAAHATPLLGDETVFAEDVVKLDLGVHVDGYIADSALTVDLTNENGDLVKASEAALYAAIDTVRSGVNTAELGSVIEDTIHEHGFKPIVNLTGHGVGQYLAHVPPSIPNRHIDHGAVLETGDIIAIEPFATDGAGIISDGALTEIFSLVGKKPIRLPAARKVLKEIEPYRTLPFARRWLTSDKLDYSLMQLEKAGIITSYPVLKEIEGGLVSQAEHTVIVTDDGCEITTK
- a CDS encoding YunC family protein, whose product is MIIEQIPLENGTAIGLKLDMHNAPLLVIRADKGFVMCGYLDTEMANKLGDVAAKVRGVNDLEDVLHAEVLDVSNHAKALGVKAGMKGHEALEMMF